In Paenibacillus algicola, a genomic segment contains:
- a CDS encoding putative bifunctional diguanylate cyclase/phosphodiesterase, producing the protein MTYLEPSQLHWPLLILAVLASLLGTAIITFGMVPGKSGSAPAPRSRKVIASPSMHLIVWTGAVAFSLSHILVPLSLNVPTATSYYVIHVLFTLAGCYAAMHFGVWYARLPRSRSHSYWTASFAMGAIILIFDYINTLFLFRSYIVFQPLMLLMTVVIVLSLCLCVLRLLATSNRNRELKLYSVATIPGVVLVALALTGFPMLTAFSVLPVGQGAAMGGLSVLVPHLVMMFIAIGIFMIPDTMSVSRQLRQNQRLMEAEQHYMSLFEHNPDSVLAFDAQGHVSMLNHQGELLSRRLGKPLLSSPLVDLVEPGSRAAAEAHYRQVLQGKSAVIDVEAKAADGTLLTLCVTSLPIMVEGVLRGAYSIIKDITSAKKDQETILQLAYQDELTGMSNRRSFQNFLSSCTAEEANRPYEAFTVFFIDMDRFKRVNDLFGHAFGDEVIKTAARKLQSCLPPEGTIARMGGDEFTVLVPELSAKEDIEAVGRRFVEEFVQPFHVGHHTVKLSASVGIARYPEDGTDADALIKRADAAMYDAKQNGSSQYRFYDAQRDQSSIEQITLENDLEGSIARQEMQLYYQPKMDMRTGEMIGVEALLRWNHPQLGMVSPARFIPVAEKSGYIVPLELWVLRTAMSQVKQWETEGLSVVPVAVNISQVHLMKPTIFESIMDTITELQFDTDLLELEITESAMMYNEEHVIHILNDLRKAGIAVSMDDFGTGYSSLSYLQSLPIECLKIDRSFINKLTTDKDSRAIAEMIISMARQLNLSIVAEGVETEDQVGLLKEMNCFNAQGYFYSKPMPPEELAQQFAPPSRAS; encoded by the coding sequence ATGACTTATTTAGAACCGTCTCAGCTTCATTGGCCGCTCCTTATTCTCGCCGTATTGGCAAGCCTGCTTGGTACCGCTATCATTACCTTTGGCATGGTGCCTGGCAAATCAGGGTCTGCTCCAGCCCCTAGATCCAGAAAAGTCATCGCCTCGCCTTCGATGCATCTGATTGTCTGGACCGGCGCGGTAGCCTTCAGCCTGTCTCATATTCTGGTCCCCCTGTCCCTGAACGTTCCGACGGCTACGAGCTACTATGTTATTCACGTGCTGTTTACGCTGGCTGGCTGCTATGCAGCAATGCATTTCGGCGTCTGGTACGCCCGTCTCCCGCGAAGCCGGAGTCATTCGTACTGGACCGCGAGCTTTGCTATGGGAGCGATCATATTAATTTTCGATTACATAAACACGCTATTTCTGTTCCGCAGCTATATCGTATTCCAGCCGCTCATGCTGCTGATGACCGTAGTCATTGTGCTGTCTCTCTGCCTGTGCGTGCTGCGGCTGCTGGCCACCTCGAACCGGAACCGAGAGCTGAAGCTGTACTCAGTAGCAACCATTCCCGGTGTGGTCCTGGTAGCGCTGGCTCTGACCGGCTTTCCGATGCTGACGGCCTTTTCGGTGCTGCCGGTCGGACAGGGGGCTGCCATGGGCGGACTTTCCGTGCTGGTGCCTCATCTCGTGATGATGTTTATTGCGATTGGTATATTTATGATTCCTGACACGATGAGTGTAAGCCGCCAGCTGCGGCAGAATCAGAGGCTGATGGAGGCCGAACAGCATTACATGTCTCTCTTTGAGCATAACCCGGACAGCGTGCTGGCCTTTGACGCTCAAGGACATGTGAGTATGCTTAATCATCAGGGCGAGCTGCTGTCCCGGCGCCTGGGCAAGCCGCTGCTTTCCTCTCCGCTCGTGGATCTGGTGGAGCCCGGCTCCCGCGCAGCGGCTGAAGCCCATTACCGTCAGGTGCTGCAGGGCAAATCGGCTGTCATTGACGTTGAAGCTAAAGCGGCCGACGGCACCCTGCTGACGCTATGCGTTACCTCCCTTCCTATTATGGTGGAGGGTGTGCTCCGCGGCGCGTACAGCATCATCAAGGATATTACCTCCGCCAAAAAAGACCAGGAAACGATCCTGCAGCTGGCGTATCAGGACGAGCTGACAGGCATGTCCAACCGCCGCTCGTTTCAAAACTTCCTGTCCTCCTGTACTGCCGAGGAAGCCAATCGGCCGTATGAGGCATTCACGGTCTTCTTTATTGACATGGACCGCTTTAAGCGAGTCAATGACTTGTTCGGACATGCATTCGGGGATGAGGTCATCAAGACCGCAGCCCGCAAGCTCCAGAGCTGTCTTCCTCCAGAAGGCACCATCGCGCGCATGGGCGGTGACGAATTCACGGTGCTCGTCCCGGAGCTCTCCGCCAAAGAAGACATCGAGGCTGTTGGCAGACGCTTTGTAGAGGAGTTCGTGCAGCCCTTTCATGTCGGCCATCATACGGTCAAGCTGTCGGCCTCTGTCGGCATTGCCCGCTATCCTGAGGATGGAACCGATGCCGACGCGCTGATTAAGCGGGCGGATGCCGCCATGTATGATGCCAAGCAGAACGGCAGCTCCCAGTACCGGTTCTATGATGCACAGCGCGATCAGAGCAGCATTGAACAAATTACGCTGGAGAATGATCTTGAAGGGTCCATTGCCCGGCAGGAAATGCAGCTCTACTATCAGCCCAAGATGGACATGCGGACCGGAGAAATGATCGGGGTGGAGGCTCTGCTGCGCTGGAATCACCCACAGCTGGGCATGGTTTCGCCGGCTCGATTCATTCCGGTCGCGGAGAAGTCGGGGTATATTGTGCCTCTGGAGCTCTGGGTGCTCCGCACCGCCATGTCCCAGGTGAAGCAATGGGAGACTGAAGGCTTGAGCGTCGTTCCGGTCGCGGTGAACATTTCACAGGTGCATTTAATGAAGCCGACCATTTTTGAATCGATTATGGATACCATTACTGAGCTTCAGTTTGACACCGATCTGCTGGAGCTGGAAATTACCGAAAGCGCGATGATGTATAATGAGGAGCACGTTATTCACATTCTGAATGATCTGAGGAAGGCGGGGATCGCCGTATCCATGGATGACTTCGGTACAGGCTACAGCTCGCTCAGTTATTTACAGAGTCTGCCGATTGAATGTCTGAAGATCGACCGTTCCTTTATCAACAAGCTGACCACGGATAAAGACAGCAGGGCCATTGCGGAGATGATTATTTCCATGGCCCGGCAGCTGAATCTCAGCATTGTCGCCGAAGGCGTAGAGACAGAGGATCAGGTGGGGCTGCTGAAGGAAATGAACTGCTTCAACGCGCAGGGCTATTTCTACAGCAAGCCGATGCCGCCGGAGGAATTGGCGCAGCAGTTTGCGCCCCCGTCCCGCGCCAGTTAG
- a CDS encoding Bax inhibitor-1/YccA family protein: MIGRSGNPTLSDNTFERQQSQAGDKVMTIDGTVHRTMITLVLLLAGAFSSWKMYFDGENVFPFMIGGLIAGFILALIVSFVPRTAPFLVPLYAVAEGLFLGALSANYEYVYDGITLQAALLTMGVFVALLLVYRLRIVKVTENFKLGVIAATGGIALVYLLSLVLGFFGVSIPYLHESSPIGIGISVVIVIVAALNLVLDFDFIENGARSGAPKYMEWYGAFGLVVTLVWLYIEMLRLLSKIFSRD, translated from the coding sequence TTGATAGGTCGCAGCGGTAACCCTACATTAAGCGATAATACGTTTGAGCGGCAGCAGTCTCAAGCGGGAGACAAGGTCATGACCATTGACGGCACCGTCCACAGAACGATGATTACTTTGGTCTTGCTGCTGGCAGGCGCGTTTAGCTCCTGGAAGATGTATTTTGACGGGGAGAATGTGTTCCCTTTCATGATTGGCGGCCTGATTGCCGGCTTTATTCTGGCTCTGATTGTATCCTTTGTACCGAGAACCGCACCATTTCTTGTTCCGCTTTATGCCGTAGCCGAGGGCTTGTTCCTGGGAGCGCTGTCTGCAAACTATGAATATGTCTATGACGGCATTACCCTGCAGGCTGCTCTGCTGACCATGGGCGTATTCGTGGCGCTGCTGCTCGTGTACAGACTGCGGATTGTGAAGGTTACGGAGAACTTCAAGCTGGGCGTCATCGCAGCAACCGGGGGCATTGCACTGGTGTATCTGCTGAGCCTGGTGCTGGGCTTTTTTGGTGTCAGCATTCCTTATCTGCATGAGAGCAGCCCGATCGGCATCGGGATCTCGGTCGTGATCGTCATCGTGGCCGCGCTGAATCTCGTGCTGGACTTTGACTTTATCGAGAACGGTGCCCGCAGCGGGGCTCCGAAATATATGGAATGGTATGGCGCGTTCGGCCTTGTCGTTACGCTGGTATGGCTGTATATTGAGATGCTGCGCCTGCTGTCCAAGATTTTTAGCCGTGATTAG
- a CDS encoding diacylglycerol/lipid kinase family protein, with protein MNQKRAMIIVNPSSGKEEAPRRVVEVERVLAEQGYEVLIQETAQELDATRYCISACTEAFDLVVSIGGDGTLHETINGMMNQSHRPRLGLVPLGTVNDFARALSIPLRPEDAIQTLASSKVQRVDMGTINNQLFANVAAAGALAESLSAVTSEEKSRLGSLAYLKEGLKELVHSHAVPMTIHYDNQVWEGESPLFLAALTNSVGGFERLAPEASVDDGLLHCFVIKDLNLFKTMTASLSLLFGSLKNHKDVHYFTAKSVTVSSTEPVRTNVDGEEGPILPITLSILPRHLEVLVP; from the coding sequence ATGAACCAGAAACGGGCTATGATCATTGTCAATCCATCTTCCGGAAAAGAAGAAGCTCCGCGCCGAGTCGTAGAGGTGGAACGTGTGCTGGCGGAGCAAGGCTATGAGGTCCTGATCCAGGAAACGGCGCAGGAGCTTGATGCGACCCGGTACTGCATCTCGGCCTGTACCGAAGCATTTGATCTCGTCGTCTCCATTGGCGGCGACGGAACCCTGCATGAGACGATCAACGGCATGATGAACCAGAGTCACCGACCGCGTCTTGGGCTTGTTCCGCTGGGTACGGTGAATGATTTCGCCCGGGCGCTGTCGATTCCGCTGCGTCCCGAGGATGCGATCCAGACGCTGGCCTCCTCCAAAGTACAGCGGGTAGACATGGGCACGATCAACAATCAGCTGTTTGCCAACGTCGCTGCTGCCGGTGCACTGGCAGAGTCTTTGTCCGCGGTGACCTCCGAGGAGAAATCACGCCTGGGCTCGCTCGCTTATCTGAAAGAGGGACTGAAGGAGCTGGTCCACAGCCATGCGGTGCCCATGACGATTCATTACGATAATCAAGTGTGGGAAGGCGAATCTCCATTGTTTCTGGCTGCCTTGACCAATTCGGTGGGAGGATTTGAACGGCTTGCTCCCGAGGCCTCGGTGGACGATGGACTGCTGCATTGCTTTGTCATCAAGGATCTGAACCTGTTCAAGACGATGACCGCCAGCCTCTCGCTGCTATTTGGCAGCCTCAAGAATCATAAGGACGTCCACTACTTCACCGCCAAAAGCGTGACCGTCTCCTCCACAGAGCCGGTTCGCACCAACGTAGACGGCGAAGAAGGGCCGATTCTGCCCATCACGCTCAGCATCCTGCCACGGCATCTAGAGGTGCTGGTGCCGTAA
- a CDS encoding ABC transporter substrate-binding protein: MSRKAWAMLTAALLLLAAGVYAWTLPPSPPQAATGAEQERKPRTTLRLLQFKVEIREQVLAMAEDYMREHPDIVIEAQVLKDYDTTLITRFAAGEAPDIFTVKSYSDIQDWAPRLADLSGEPWMEQISPAAVQGMTVDDRKLGFPMSIEGYGFIYNKELFAQAGIKEVPRTLGQLRTVNEKLKAAGIRSYAEGYKEWWILGQHLLNLPFAYEENPGSAIQSLNQGTRQLGELKYMDGFFDVLDMTVKYGQGSRSTLISYDDQVADFAAGRSAMMQQGVWTMETIGRINREQHIGMFAIPLSENAEETALPVGVPGYYVLNQNSPHLEESKQFLAWLHQNGDKYLVQSFNSIPAFTDLTADNLGPLAADLADYVRRGQTIPWAHALWPSGSQTELAKPLQDYVGGGVSREETLQRLQQVWDTQARLSGKGEAVEGP; the protein is encoded by the coding sequence ATGAGCCGAAAAGCTTGGGCTATGCTGACAGCCGCACTGCTGCTGCTCGCAGCGGGCGTGTATGCCTGGACGCTGCCACCATCCCCGCCTCAGGCTGCCACAGGCGCAGAGCAGGAGCGGAAGCCCCGAACGACGCTGCGCCTGCTTCAGTTCAAGGTTGAGATACGGGAGCAGGTGCTGGCCATGGCAGAGGATTATATGCGGGAGCACCCCGATATTGTCATTGAAGCCCAGGTGCTGAAGGACTATGATACGACGCTGATCACGCGGTTTGCGGCGGGAGAAGCACCGGATATTTTCACGGTCAAATCCTACTCTGATATTCAAGACTGGGCTCCGCGCCTGGCAGATCTGTCCGGGGAGCCGTGGATGGAGCAAATCTCACCGGCTGCCGTGCAGGGCATGACGGTTGATGACCGAAAGCTTGGCTTCCCGATGTCCATTGAGGGCTACGGATTTATCTATAATAAGGAGCTGTTCGCTCAAGCCGGCATTAAAGAGGTTCCGCGCACGCTCGGTCAGCTTCGGACGGTCAATGAGAAGCTGAAGGCAGCGGGTATTCGTTCCTATGCGGAGGGCTATAAAGAGTGGTGGATTCTGGGCCAGCACTTGTTGAACCTGCCGTTTGCTTATGAGGAAAACCCGGGGTCTGCGATTCAAAGCCTGAATCAAGGCACCCGGCAGCTGGGTGAGCTGAAATATATGGACGGCTTCTTCGATGTGCTGGATATGACGGTGAAATACGGGCAAGGCAGCCGCTCGACCTTGATCAGCTATGATGATCAGGTGGCTGATTTTGCCGCAGGGCGATCTGCGATGATGCAGCAGGGCGTGTGGACGATGGAGACGATCGGGCGGATTAACCGTGAGCAACACATCGGCATGTTTGCGATTCCGCTCAGTGAGAATGCGGAGGAGACCGCGCTGCCGGTCGGCGTGCCCGGTTATTATGTGCTCAACCAGAACTCCCCGCATCTGGAAGAGAGCAAGCAGTTTTTGGCATGGCTGCATCAGAACGGGGACAAATATCTGGTGCAATCCTTCAACAGCATACCGGCCTTCACAGACCTCACCGCTGACAATCTGGGTCCGCTGGCCGCGGATTTGGCGGACTATGTTCGTAGAGGGCAGACGATTCCATGGGCTCATGCCCTCTGGCCTTCGGGCTCGCAGACGGAGCTGGCGAAGCCGCTTCAGGATTATGTTGGCGGCGGCGTAAGCCGGGAGGAGACGCTGCAGCGGCTGCAGCAGGTCTGGGACACGCAGGCGCGCTTGTCTGGTAAGGGGGAAGCGGTGGAGGGGCCGTGA
- a CDS encoding response regulator — MKVLIVDDEEHVREAIELSVDWGHYGIDQRLLASNGAEALELLREHRPEVMFCDMSMPRMDGTELLQRIREENENVQVIVISGHDDFRYTQAAIRAFGIDYLLKPFRRADLEKALEKAISVWEEKESLRSGLRESAYRMKQVDAMLEEQRLAGYLRGEIAYHDGIRPWFRKWCDTEQLWVALMLPRNQLEIINRRFDGDAELYAFAVSNIVDEVLHSCRVWSFCRLDAYQWVLLIGADSQGADGSMFQLYVRRISAAWERTFGLTVFTGLCEEKTIVKDLPGALGSARVSLLKSPVLPGSAAPSGPAPRLSEQQQLLEAALQSGNRSYAAELIQSFVRSVRQRGALTLKELQAYTLEANLMLDRAGGHDPAGRELPGLQLPLWINDLEEWGRLLLQQWWRLMEESGSEGGGSRGVEAMREYMNGHYYEDISLSSLSERFHFSPQYISKKFKEMYNTTVVTYLTELRMEKAASLLSHTEMTVHDIAQRVGYGDENYFGKVFKKHTGFSPLQYRKQRPQQEAHI, encoded by the coding sequence ATGAAGGTACTCATTGTCGACGATGAAGAGCATGTACGGGAGGCGATCGAGCTCTCGGTAGATTGGGGACATTACGGCATTGACCAGCGCCTGCTGGCTTCCAATGGAGCAGAAGCCCTGGAGCTGCTGCGTGAGCATCGCCCGGAGGTCATGTTCTGTGATATGAGCATGCCCCGGATGGACGGGACGGAGCTGCTGCAAAGGATTCGGGAGGAGAACGAGAATGTGCAGGTCATTGTCATCAGCGGCCATGATGATTTCCGGTACACCCAGGCAGCAATTCGCGCCTTTGGTATAGATTACTTGCTGAAGCCGTTCCGCCGCGCAGACCTGGAGAAGGCGCTGGAGAAAGCCATATCGGTGTGGGAGGAGAAGGAATCCCTGCGCTCCGGCCTGCGGGAGTCCGCATACCGGATGAAGCAGGTGGACGCGATGCTGGAGGAGCAGCGGCTTGCGGGCTACTTGCGGGGAGAGATTGCATATCATGACGGCATCCGTCCCTGGTTCCGGAAATGGTGTGATACCGAGCAGCTGTGGGTAGCGCTTATGCTGCCAAGGAACCAGCTCGAAATTATAAACCGGCGATTCGATGGAGATGCCGAGCTTTATGCGTTTGCGGTCAGCAATATCGTAGACGAGGTGCTGCACTCCTGCAGGGTCTGGAGCTTCTGCCGGCTGGATGCCTATCAGTGGGTGCTGCTGATTGGAGCGGACTCGCAGGGAGCCGACGGGTCCATGTTCCAGCTGTATGTCCGGCGGATTTCCGCCGCTTGGGAGCGCACTTTCGGATTAACCGTATTTACAGGGCTATGTGAGGAGAAGACCATCGTGAAGGACCTTCCCGGAGCACTGGGCAGCGCCCGGGTTTCCCTGCTCAAATCCCCGGTGCTGCCGGGAAGCGCTGCTCCTTCCGGACCTGCACCTCGGCTGTCCGAGCAGCAGCAGCTGCTGGAGGCCGCGCTGCAGAGCGGCAACAGAAGCTATGCGGCCGAGCTGATCCAGTCCTTCGTCCGCTCGGTGCGGCAGCGGGGCGCGTTGACGCTGAAGGAGCTGCAGGCCTACACGCTGGAAGCCAACCTGATGCTGGACCGAGCGGGCGGGCACGATCCCGCGGGACGGGAGCTTCCCGGCCTGCAGCTTCCGCTGTGGATCAACGATCTGGAGGAGTGGGGGCGCCTGCTGCTTCAGCAGTGGTGGCGGCTGATGGAGGAATCAGGAAGCGAGGGTGGCGGTAGCCGCGGCGTAGAAGCGATGCGGGAGTACATGAATGGGCATTATTACGAGGACATCTCGCTGTCGAGCCTGTCTGAGCGGTTTCATTTCAGTCCGCAGTATATTTCCAAGAAGTTTAAGGAGATGTATAACACTACGGTCGTGACCTATTTGACCGAGCTTCGCATGGAAAAGGCGGCATCGCTGCTGTCCCATACCGAGATGACCGTGCATGATATTGCACAGCGGGTCGGGTACGGAGATGAGAACTATTTCGGCAAGGTGTTCAAAAAGCACACCGGCTTCTCACCGCTGCAATACCGGAAGCAGCGGCCGCAGCAGGAGGCTCACATATGA
- a CDS encoding sensor histidine kinase, whose protein sequence is MWLQKSLQSKLLLGMIVCAIIPLTISIIISYRTTSNSVQSQIVDINQQAMDSSTYYVKRYLDNLDQITLSFYFDPVLMGYLRSPSSADYAERMYISNQVYSISKERPEFRAVRFASSQTGEVYSDSAFLRLGEGDPPGSISTPEDDQAGWGETYGYEVVTMNGERLLAFHKPIIDYPRTHLLGILTIYIGPDELGQLVRPGEVSTTEGEQVFLLIRRDHELLYASQEGQESLLGLEMDPAPWNGDKGYVQGKWAGQEGVLVYVTDDYKGMPLTLVKYIPSAVMHEAANEALRKSLAIPLMMTLLVLLCSSLLSYMFMTPIKRLVRSIAQVQAGNFDMQPIPARQDELGVLEHRFQSMVRGLDDLMNREYRHRLELTTAHLKMLQAQINPHFLYNSLQSIGTLALRQGAPEVNEKIAELGYILRYSMDLKTESVPLHKEIEHIENYMSLQLGRFRDRLSYELSCPPEALSILVPKMILQPLVENSIVHGMEKGTGRGAIHMVMELKAEALIISVMDNGKGIEASVLEGLQREYGGRQPTSGKESGIGLINVLERLRLRYGSQFTWEIRSIPYEETIIQLHIPLEERKDMQPAASAQEVHSV, encoded by the coding sequence ATGTGGCTTCAGAAAAGCTTACAGTCCAAGTTGCTGCTCGGCATGATTGTATGCGCTATCATCCCATTGACCATTTCCATCATCATTTCCTACCGCACGACCTCCAACTCGGTCCAGAGTCAGATCGTGGATATTAACCAGCAGGCGATGGACAGCAGCACCTACTATGTCAAAAGATATCTGGATAACCTGGATCAGATTACGCTGTCCTTTTATTTTGATCCCGTGCTGATGGGGTATCTCCGGTCCCCGTCGTCTGCGGATTACGCCGAGCGAATGTATATATCGAACCAGGTGTACTCCATCTCCAAGGAGCGCCCGGAATTTCGGGCTGTCCGCTTCGCCAGCTCCCAGACTGGAGAGGTGTATTCGGACTCGGCTTTTTTGAGGCTGGGAGAGGGGGATCCGCCCGGCTCGATCTCCACGCCGGAGGACGATCAGGCCGGCTGGGGGGAAACCTACGGCTATGAGGTCGTGACGATGAACGGGGAGCGCCTGCTGGCATTCCACAAGCCGATCATTGATTATCCGCGGACGCATCTGCTCGGCATTCTGACGATTTATATCGGTCCTGATGAGCTGGGACAGCTCGTCCGACCGGGCGAGGTTTCCACAACGGAAGGAGAGCAGGTCTTTCTGCTGATCCGGCGGGATCATGAGCTGCTGTATGCTTCGCAGGAAGGACAAGAGTCTTTGCTGGGCCTGGAGATGGACCCTGCTCCTTGGAACGGGGACAAGGGCTATGTCCAAGGGAAATGGGCGGGACAGGAGGGCGTGCTTGTCTATGTTACTGACGATTACAAAGGGATGCCGCTGACGCTGGTAAAATATATCCCGTCTGCAGTCATGCACGAGGCGGCCAATGAAGCACTGCGGAAATCGCTTGCGATTCCCTTGATGATGACCCTGCTGGTGCTCCTCTGCTCCTCGCTCCTGTCCTACATGTTTATGACGCCGATCAAGCGGCTGGTGCGCAGCATCGCCCAGGTTCAGGCTGGCAACTTCGACATGCAGCCGATTCCGGCACGGCAGGATGAGCTGGGCGTACTGGAGCATCGGTTTCAGAGCATGGTCCGGGGTCTGGATGATCTGATGAACCGGGAATACCGGCACCGGCTGGAGCTGACGACCGCGCATTTAAAAATGCTGCAGGCGCAGATCAATCCGCACTTTTTATACAATTCGCTGCAGTCCATCGGTACTCTGGCGCTGCGCCAGGGCGCACCGGAGGTGAATGAGAAGATTGCGGAGCTGGGATATATTTTGAGATACAGCATGGATCTGAAGACGGAAAGCGTACCGCTGCACAAGGAGATTGAGCATATTGAGAATTATATGTCCCTGCAGCTGGGAAGGTTCAGAGACCGCCTGTCGTATGAGCTGTCCTGTCCGCCGGAGGCACTCTCTATCCTGGTACCGAAGATGATTCTGCAACCGCTGGTGGAGAACAGTATCGTACACGGCATGGAGAAGGGCACCGGCAGAGGCGCCATTCATATGGTGATGGAGCTGAAGGCGGAGGCGCTGATCATTTCCGTCATGGATAATGGAAAAGGAATTGAGGCGTCCGTGCTGGAGGGGCTGCAGCGGGAATACGGGGGAAGGCAGCCGACATCCGGCAAGGAATCCGGTATTGGGCTTATCAATGTATTGGAGCGGCTGCGCCTTCGCTACGGCAGCCAGTTTACTTGGGAAATTCGAAGCATTCCTTATGAAGAGACGATCATTCAATTACATATCCCGCTGGAGGAGCGGAAGGACATGCAGCCCGCTGCTTCAGCACAGGAGGTGCACTCGGTATGA